The proteins below come from a single Rosa rugosa chromosome 2, drRosRugo1.1, whole genome shotgun sequence genomic window:
- the LOC133731756 gene encoding dehydrogenase FPY6, with translation MAEAPQIAILGAGTFVKTQYIPRLAEISNLVNLKAIWSRSEESARGAVEIAGKHFPGVECKWGDQGLEEIIADSSILGVAVVLAGQAQVDFSLKLLKAGKNVLQEKPAAATTSELETAVSSYKSIVANTPNKPIWAVAENYRFEPAFVEGKKLMTEIGDVMSIQVIVEGSMNSSNPYFSSSWRRDFNGGFILDMGVHFVAGLRMLAGCEIVSVSATTSHVDKTLPPPDNISSLFQLENGCSGIFVLVVSSRSPKIVWRFVGLKGTLEVERGNQDGRHGYVVTFYSADGQRESSFYQFRGVTEEFIAFINDIKQVTLKKGAGYEAEPRMSFLEGARDVSVLEAMLESGGKQGAPVHVKKF, from the exons ATGGCAGAAGCACCCCAGATTGCCATTCTTGGAGCTGGTACTTTTGTGAAGACCCAATACATTCCAAGGCTGGCTGAGATCTCTAACCTTGTCAACCTTAAAGCCATTTGGAGCCGTTCTGAG GAATCTGCTAGAGGTGCAGTTGAGATTGCTGGGAAACATTTTCCAGGAGTAGAATGCAAATGGGGTGATCAGGGTCTTGAGGAAATTATTGCAGATAGTTCAATTCTTGGTGTTGCTGTGGTTTTAGCTGGCCAAGCTCAG GTTGATTTCTCACTGAAGCTTCTCAAAGCAGGGAAGAATGTCCTTCAAG AGAAACCAGCAGCAGCTA CTACAAGTGAATTGGAAACTGCAGTGTCAAGTTATAAATCTATTGTTGCTAATACTCCCAATAAACCAATCTGGGCGGTAGCAGAAAATTATCGATTTGAACCTGCTTTTGTTGAG GGCAAGAAACTAATGACTGAAATTGGAGATGTGATGAGCATCCAAGTTATTGTTGAAGGATCAATGAACAGTTCAAACCCTTACTTCTCAAGCTCTTGGAGGCGAGACTTTAAT GGTGGTTTCATTCTGGACATGGGAGTACATTTCGTTGCAGGACTGAGGATG CTTGCTGGATGTGAGATAGTCTCGGTGTCAGCTACAACGTCACATGTCGACAAGACTTTGCCTCCCCCAGATAACATATCCTCTCTCTT TCAACTGGAGAATGGCTGTTCTGGGATTTTTGTGTTGGTGGTCTCCTCAAGGTCTCCCAAG ATAGTTTGGCGATTTGTTGGCTTGAAGGGAACACTGGAAGTTGAGCGTGGAAACCAAGATGGACGACACGGCTATGTG GTCACATTCTATAGTGCTGATGGACAAAGGGAAAGCTCCTTCTACCAATTTAGAGGAGTGACTGAAGAATTCATTGCTTTTATTAATGACATAAAGCAAGTCACTTTAAAG AAGGGAGCTGGCTATGAAGCTGAGCCTCGCATGTCATTTCTGGAAGGTGCTAGAGATGTTTCTGTTCTAGAGGCAATGCTCGAATCTGGAGGAAAGCAAGGGGCACCAGTCCATGTGAAGAAATTTTGA